The DNA sequence AGGAAGAGGCCGAGCTGAACAGCGCCATCCTGAAGAACCTGAAAAGAGTGAAGGTCGATGGGTGAGTGGAAGGAATACCAGCTAGATGAATTAGCATCCGTTACTGGAGGCAAGAGGCTTCCGTTAGGTGCATTCCTGACTGATATGCCGACCGGCCATCCTTACATACGGACACGGGATCTTGCCGGGAACAAGGTCGACGTGAATGCGCTACAGTTCGTGCCAGATGACGTCTTTCCCCACATCAAGCAGTACATCGTAACCGCTGGCGATATCATAGTTTCTGTGGTTGGCACTATTGGTCTCTGTGCAATGATCCCTGAAGAGTTGCACAATGCAAGTCTTACGGAGAACTGCAATAGGATATCCGCCTTCAAGACCTCATTGGTAAGCCCTGAATACCTCTTCTTCTATCTGACAGGAAGTGTGGGTCAGGATGAACTGAGGCAACGCACAGTTGGTTCAACCCAGCCCAAGTTGCCTATGTACAATCTCAGGGAGATGCCGATACTTCTTCCCCCTGTTGTCGAGCAACGCGCCATCGCCTCGGTGCTCAGCAGCCTGGATGCCAAGATCGATCTGCTGCACCGGCAGAACAAGACCTTGGAGGCCATGGCGGAGGCGCTGTTCAGGCAGTGGTTCGTGGAGGAGGCGGAGGAGGGGTGGGAGGAAAGGACCGTAGCTGACCTTGCCGATGTCACTAGTGGAAAGCGCCCGCTGGAACGCTTCGCATTCCCAACCAGCGATGCACGAGTGCCAGTATGGGGCGGCAATGGCCCAATGGCCTACACGCGAGAAGCACTTGTTGATTCTGACGTTCTTCTAACCGGAAGAGTTGGGACACTCGGTTCCATCTTCAGGATCAACACTCCGATTTGGCCTTCCGACAATACGCTTCTACTGACAGCACGTAGACCGGAGGCAAAGGAGTTTCTATTCCAGCAACTCAGGAGCATCGACTTTGCTCAACTCAATCGAGGCTCGACACAACCGTTGCTTACACAGTCAGATTTGAAAGCACAGTCCTTTCCGATGCCACCCGACGAACTGCTGCTGAGATACCACGAGATCTCGCGTGACTTGTACGCAAGGGTGGATGCCAACCTGAAAGCAGTCCAAACCCTCACCACGCTCCGCGACACGCTGCTGCCGAAGCTGATGAGCGGGGAGGTGAGGGTGGATGAGCAATAGGGAATAAGACCAACCGCAATAGAACTCATGGGACAGAAGTTTCACGGAACATTAGAGGACCTTCAAAGCGCTGTTGCTGGCACGGGAATAAAAGGGCAGTGGAAGGCTGAGGAAAATGGGAAGCACTCCTACAAGTCCATAACCGGAGGCGTGCTGAATTGGTGGAGCACGAACGGCACGCTCATGTACCAGGGCACAAAAGATGGTAAAGAAGCATTGGAAGCTGCTGTCAATGAAAGGCTACTCCAAGGTGATGCAGCCATGATGACGGTATCCAGCACATCCAACCAAGTAGTGAAGCAACGGCAGATCTTCATTGTTCATGGGCACGATAAGGCCGCACGGCAAGAGTTGGAATTGTCCTTGTTACGCATGGGCTTACAACCGTTCATCTTGGTCAATACCGCTGGTGGGGGCAAGACCATCATTGAGGCGCTTGAAGGGAAGATCGGAAAAGACTTCACATCGGATTTCGGCATTGTCTTGCTCACGCCAGATGATGTTGGATACAGCCAGGAGGATGGTGCAACTGCCGCCCAGCCTCGCGCACGACAGAATGTGATTCTGGAAACAGGAATGATACTCTCTTCGCTCACACGGCAAAGAATGGCATTGGTGGTCAAGGGCAAAGTCGAACTGCCTTCCGACCTGCAAGGTGTGATAAGAATAGAGTACAAGGAACATATAAGTGAGGTCGTTCCGCGCATCGTTGAGCGCCTGCGCGAAGCGGGCTTCGATATCGACGCAGACGCGATGGCGCGCGCAACCGCCTGAGCCAATTGAATCGAACCCATGGCCAAGCAGCGCTCGAACCCCAAGCAAGCAGCCTTTCTCGCTTTCCTGAAGCGAATGGAGCAGACCGGTGCCGAGTTCTCCATGGAGGACATTGCCGCCAACACCGGTTATCCACTGAAGGGTACGGTGAAGGCGAAGATGAGCCGCAATGAATGGGACGCCGTTCTCGAACGCCGCACGAACGGGAAGTTCAAGGCCAAGGGCGTGAAGGGCTTGAGCTTGGAACAATTCGCGCAACGGCTAAGCACGAAGAAGGGAGGCCAATCGTTAGTTGCCTCGCCATACCTCTCGCAGAGCTATC is a window from the Flavobacteriales bacterium genome containing:
- a CDS encoding restriction endonuclease subunit S gives rise to the protein MGEWKEYQLDELASVTGGKRLPLGAFLTDMPTGHPYIRTRDLAGNKVDVNALQFVPDDVFPHIKQYIVTAGDIIVSVVGTIGLCAMIPEELHNASLTENCNRISAFKTSLVSPEYLFFYLTGSVGQDELRQRTVGSTQPKLPMYNLREMPILLPPVVEQRAIASVLSSLDAKIDLLHRQNKTLEAMAEALFRQWFVEEAEEGWEERTVADLADVTSGKRPLERFAFPTSDARVPVWGGNGPMAYTREALVDSDVLLTGRVGTLGSIFRINTPIWPSDNTLLLTARRPEAKEFLFQQLRSIDFAQLNRGSTQPLLTQSDLKAQSFPMPPDELLLRYHEISRDLYARVDANLKAVQTLTTLRDTLLPKLMSGEVRVDEQ
- a CDS encoding nucleotide-binding protein, translated to MGQKFHGTLEDLQSAVAGTGIKGQWKAEENGKHSYKSITGGVLNWWSTNGTLMYQGTKDGKEALEAAVNERLLQGDAAMMTVSSTSNQVVKQRQIFIVHGHDKAARQELELSLLRMGLQPFILVNTAGGGKTIIEALEGKIGKDFTSDFGIVLLTPDDVGYSQEDGATAAQPRARQNVILETGMILSSLTRQRMALVVKGKVELPSDLQGVIRIEYKEHISEVVPRIVERLREAGFDIDADAMARATA